From one Coffea eugenioides isolate CCC68of chromosome 11, Ceug_1.0, whole genome shotgun sequence genomic stretch:
- the LOC113751051 gene encoding uncharacterized protein LOC113751051 isoform X1: MNHESAQSRLCRLIDHSLRPFGEIVSVSSTPEVVKQLLISLSQVYRQIKLWTLEFDSASDDGTAEQPADGGGAAVCSDSHPDDHRCMAKIVGHLMSLLSLENPLILHLTGNTLVAIAEFAAATESGWAEYMHLLCGWLKFAIHNTMLASGGHELSRAKDFGIGSFIPGSLMKLRMGDGSYLTLASIIRVFRNVLKILKLNMDDKLLIGYLDSITDLFSKLPWDSLNEAYVVSNGEPPASPAGHDLLCKNATHLKSIGIYHGNVVQLFCSLVDISGISEAGAGSNMHPIVFQIRNQIPKILVGCFVGREHLDDVRIFHYLRHKILMLMMRLTSILHLERSDLMTWLHLIEKYFHDLLCQPLDMQEFNLNDCLEGSPFRSDDCDAEGQKMSSSHLQRLVVFLFLRCSFILVRLNEKADKQFKVANSDTCFTFDLYSNSNYSSRSEGPLMLEQWVQRHLPSDTFVDHEMYSQRCLSFALAFLKLYMQEDDILFEMLLQLFHLPEKWFNSGGSLLTAKNDIFCLASDLFHPIKFFHLFLAEVSGSHVCKSQKCSCPCSACLFDFLSCLQIFYDHEVLLDYLISKDTGAKCAEYLLRCLRMVCNSWNLFAEFSTWVKPPNSSCRKRRRVLADGIDFEGNQCHASLEDDSVPSPMDTEGKNSGKHGRTKTVLVEDAKGCLLCLKASIDSLYQKNLFPYNPQVLLRRLSRFEELSLQDIQAPTRF, from the exons ATGAATCACGAGTCGGCCCAGTCGCGGCTTTGCCGTCTCATCGACCACTCTCTTCGTCCCTTCGGC GAAATTGTCTCTGTTTCTTCAACTCCTGAAGTCGTAAAACAGCTCTTGATTTCACTCTCCCAG GTTTATAGACAAATTAAACTGTGGACGCTTGAATTTGACTCCGCTTCCGACGAT GGAACGGCTGAGCAACCAGCAGATGGCGGCGGCGCTGCTGTTTGTTCTGATTCACATCCTGATGACCATCGGTGTATGGCTAAGATCGTTGGTCACTTG ATGTCTTTACTTAGTCTTGAGAATCCACTTATTCTGCACTTGACAGGCAACACCCTTGTGGCTATTGCTGAGTTTGCTGCTGCAACT GAATCAGGTTGGGCTGAATACATGCACTTATTGTGTGGTTGGCTGAAATTTGCCATTCACAACACTATGTTAGCTTCAGGGGGTCATGAACTTTCCAGAGCCAAAGATTTTGGTATAGGTTCATTTATTCCTGGTTCGCTGATGAAGCTGAGGATGGGAGATGGAAGCTATTTGACTCTTGCTTCTATTATTCGAGTTTTTCGTAATGTTCTAAAAATTTTGAAGCTGAATATGGATGATAAACTTTTGATAGGTTACCTGGATTCGATTActgatttattttcaaaattgccTTGGGATTCACTGAATGAGGCGTATGTTGTGTCAAACGGTGAGCCTCCAGCAAGCCCTGCTGGACATGATTTGTTATGTAAAAATGCTACCCATCTGAAGTCAATAGGTATCTATCATGGGAATGTTGTTCAACTGTTCTGTTCCTTGGTTGACATAAGCGGCATCTCTGAAGCTGGAGCTGGTTCCAACATGCATCCCATTGTATTTCAGATCAGAAACCAAATCCCTAAAATTTTAGTTGGCTGCTTTGTCGGACGAGAACATCTGGATGACGTCCGTATCTTTCATTACTTGAGACACAAGATCTTG ATGCTGATGATGAGGCTTACTTCCATACTTCACCTGGAGCGTTCAGATCTTATGACATGGTTGCATCTTATTGAGAAATACTTTCATGATCTACTTTGTCAACCTTTGGATATGCAAGAGTTTAATCTAAATGACTGTCTAGAAGGTTCCCCATTCCGGTCTGATGATTGTGATGCAGAAGGACAGAAAATGTCATCTAGCCATTTGCAAAGACtagttgtttttctttttcttaggtGTTCCTTCATTTTGGTGAGGTTGAACGAGAAAGCTGACAAGCAATTCAAAGTTGCAAATTCAGACACTTGCTTCACATTTGACCTTTATTCGAATTCAAACTACTCCAGTAGAAGTGAAGGTCCGCTGATGCTCGAACAGTGGGTTCAGAGGCACCTTCCTTCTGATACTTTTGTGGACCATGAAATGTATTCACAAAGATGCTTGAGCTTTGCGTTAGCCTTTCTAAAGTTATACATGCAAGAG GACGACATCCTATTCGAAATGCTCTTGCAACTGTTTCACTTGCcagagaaatg GTTTAATAGCGGTGGTTCTTTGTTGACAGCAAAGAATGACATATTTTGCCTTGCATCAGATCTATTTCACCCcataaaattttttcatttatttcttgCAGAGGTAAGCGGATCTCATGTATGCAAATCACAAAAATGTAGTTGTCCTTGTAGTGCTTGTCTGTTTGATTTTCTATCTTGCTTGCAGATATTTTATGATCATGAAGTGCTTCTTGACTACCTGATTTCGAAGGATACTGGAGCCAAATGCGCAGAATATCTTCTGAG GTGCCTGCGAATGGTGTGTAATTCATGGAACCTATTTGCGGAGTTTTCAACATGGGTGAAACCTCCAAATTCATCTTGTCGAAAGAGAAGAAGAGTTTTAGCAGATGGTATAGATTTTGAAGGTAATCAGTGCCATGCATCCTTGGAGGATGATTCAGTTCCCTCACCTATGGATACAGAGGGTAAAAATAGTGGCAAGCACGGAAGAACTAAGACCGTCTTGGTTGAGGATGCCAAGGGCTGTCTGCTTTGCCTGAAAGCATCTATTGACAGCCTTTACCAGAAAAATCTATTTCCATATAATCCACAAGTTCTTTTGCGACG TTTGTCAAGATTCGAGGAGCTCAGCCTTCAGGATATCCAAGCACCTACTCGTTTTTAA
- the LOC113751051 gene encoding uncharacterized protein LOC113751051 isoform X2: MNHESAQSRLCRLIDHSLRPFGEIVSVSSTPEVVKQLLISLSQVYRQIKLWTLEFDSASDDGTAEQPADGGGAAVCSDSHPDDHRCMAKIVGHLMSLLSLENPLILHLTGNTLVAIAEFAAATESGWAEYMHLLCGWLKFAIHNTMLASGGHELSRAKDFGIGSFIPGSLMKLRMGDGSYLTLASIIRVFRNVLKILKLNMDDKLLIGYLDSITDLFSKLPWDSLNEAYVVSNGEPPASPAGHDLLCKNATHLKSIGIYHGNVVQLFCSLVDISGISEAGAGSNMHPIVFQIRNQIPKILVGCFVGREHLDDVRIFHYLRHKILMLMMRLTSILHLERSDLMTWLHLIEKYFHDLLCQPLDMQEFNLNDCLEGSPFRSDDCDAEGQKMSSSHLQRLVVFLFLRCSFILVRLNEKADKQFKVANSDTCFTFDLYSNSNYSSRSEGPLMLEQWVQRHLPSDTFVDHEMYSQRCLSFALAFLKLYMQEDDILFEMLLQLFHLPEKWFNSGGSLLTAKNDIFCLASDLFHPIKFFHLFLAEIFYDHEVLLDYLISKDTGAKCAEYLLRCLRMVCNSWNLFAEFSTWVKPPNSSCRKRRRVLADGIDFEGNQCHASLEDDSVPSPMDTEGKNSGKHGRTKTVLVEDAKGCLLCLKASIDSLYQKNLFPYNPQVLLRRLSRFEELSLQDIQAPTRF, from the exons ATGAATCACGAGTCGGCCCAGTCGCGGCTTTGCCGTCTCATCGACCACTCTCTTCGTCCCTTCGGC GAAATTGTCTCTGTTTCTTCAACTCCTGAAGTCGTAAAACAGCTCTTGATTTCACTCTCCCAG GTTTATAGACAAATTAAACTGTGGACGCTTGAATTTGACTCCGCTTCCGACGAT GGAACGGCTGAGCAACCAGCAGATGGCGGCGGCGCTGCTGTTTGTTCTGATTCACATCCTGATGACCATCGGTGTATGGCTAAGATCGTTGGTCACTTG ATGTCTTTACTTAGTCTTGAGAATCCACTTATTCTGCACTTGACAGGCAACACCCTTGTGGCTATTGCTGAGTTTGCTGCTGCAACT GAATCAGGTTGGGCTGAATACATGCACTTATTGTGTGGTTGGCTGAAATTTGCCATTCACAACACTATGTTAGCTTCAGGGGGTCATGAACTTTCCAGAGCCAAAGATTTTGGTATAGGTTCATTTATTCCTGGTTCGCTGATGAAGCTGAGGATGGGAGATGGAAGCTATTTGACTCTTGCTTCTATTATTCGAGTTTTTCGTAATGTTCTAAAAATTTTGAAGCTGAATATGGATGATAAACTTTTGATAGGTTACCTGGATTCGATTActgatttattttcaaaattgccTTGGGATTCACTGAATGAGGCGTATGTTGTGTCAAACGGTGAGCCTCCAGCAAGCCCTGCTGGACATGATTTGTTATGTAAAAATGCTACCCATCTGAAGTCAATAGGTATCTATCATGGGAATGTTGTTCAACTGTTCTGTTCCTTGGTTGACATAAGCGGCATCTCTGAAGCTGGAGCTGGTTCCAACATGCATCCCATTGTATTTCAGATCAGAAACCAAATCCCTAAAATTTTAGTTGGCTGCTTTGTCGGACGAGAACATCTGGATGACGTCCGTATCTTTCATTACTTGAGACACAAGATCTTG ATGCTGATGATGAGGCTTACTTCCATACTTCACCTGGAGCGTTCAGATCTTATGACATGGTTGCATCTTATTGAGAAATACTTTCATGATCTACTTTGTCAACCTTTGGATATGCAAGAGTTTAATCTAAATGACTGTCTAGAAGGTTCCCCATTCCGGTCTGATGATTGTGATGCAGAAGGACAGAAAATGTCATCTAGCCATTTGCAAAGACtagttgtttttctttttcttaggtGTTCCTTCATTTTGGTGAGGTTGAACGAGAAAGCTGACAAGCAATTCAAAGTTGCAAATTCAGACACTTGCTTCACATTTGACCTTTATTCGAATTCAAACTACTCCAGTAGAAGTGAAGGTCCGCTGATGCTCGAACAGTGGGTTCAGAGGCACCTTCCTTCTGATACTTTTGTGGACCATGAAATGTATTCACAAAGATGCTTGAGCTTTGCGTTAGCCTTTCTAAAGTTATACATGCAAGAG GACGACATCCTATTCGAAATGCTCTTGCAACTGTTTCACTTGCcagagaaatg GTTTAATAGCGGTGGTTCTTTGTTGACAGCAAAGAATGACATATTTTGCCTTGCATCAGATCTATTTCACCCcataaaattttttcatttatttcttgCAGAG ATATTTTATGATCATGAAGTGCTTCTTGACTACCTGATTTCGAAGGATACTGGAGCCAAATGCGCAGAATATCTTCTGAG GTGCCTGCGAATGGTGTGTAATTCATGGAACCTATTTGCGGAGTTTTCAACATGGGTGAAACCTCCAAATTCATCTTGTCGAAAGAGAAGAAGAGTTTTAGCAGATGGTATAGATTTTGAAGGTAATCAGTGCCATGCATCCTTGGAGGATGATTCAGTTCCCTCACCTATGGATACAGAGGGTAAAAATAGTGGCAAGCACGGAAGAACTAAGACCGTCTTGGTTGAGGATGCCAAGGGCTGTCTGCTTTGCCTGAAAGCATCTATTGACAGCCTTTACCAGAAAAATCTATTTCCATATAATCCACAAGTTCTTTTGCGACG TTTGTCAAGATTCGAGGAGCTCAGCCTTCAGGATATCCAAGCACCTACTCGTTTTTAA